From the Pirellulales bacterium genome, the window ACTGCTTCTGAAAAGCATCGGGCCGCGCTCGGGTCCAGTTGGCGAATATATCAACGTCGTCGCTATCGGCGGTCCAATAGCTCAATCCGGCCACCCGGCCGCCAAATTCATCCCCGGCCACATTGCGGTCCGTAATCATCCAATACTTGGGCATTGCTGCGGCTCCGCTGCGCCGATCATTTCTGCGAATTGTGCATTGCCGGCACACCGCGATCCGCACTGCCATTTCCATTCAGCAGCCGAGCGAGCGATCATTTATCCGCGTCGCCATACATCAACTTCTGAGGCAGATTCTTGAACCGCGGCTTCTCGCCCTCTTTGAACGTGATGACCCATGTTCGATCGAACTCCTGGTCGGGCCATTTGGTCGGCGCGTCTTCCACTCCAAAGGCCCCAGCCATCCTCGGGATCACCTTGTGCTCCCAGCAGATCAGCACCGTGTGGCCGTCGTAGTCATGGTTATCCATGATCTCTTTGACCATCTGCTGGAATTCATCGCGCGTGAATCTCTGATTGATCGTTAGGTTCAGCGCGTCGGCCAGGGGTTTGGCTGTTTCAAACGATCGTACGGATGAGGTTTCTTTCTTGGCGGCTTGGGCGTAGATCGCCACCAGCGTCTTGTACTCCAGCACCTCGGGCGTCCCGCGAAAATAGGGCACCAAGGCCGCGGCCCGTTCCTGGCCCTTAAGCGAAAGCTCATTTCCTGCTTGCGGCTTCTCCGCGTGGCGGATGATGATCACTTCCGCCGGTTGCGCCAGCGCCTCGCACGCAGGCGCGAGCAGTATCGCGCAGCCGAGGATCAAATGGCGCATAGCGACCCCTTTCCTACATTCTCGGCAAACAACGGCACCTTCCATCG encodes:
- a CDS encoding histidine phosphatase family protein, whose protein sequence is MRHLILGCAILLAPACEALAQPAEVIIIRHAEKPQAGNELSLKGQERAAALVPYFRGTPEVLEYKTLVAIYAQAAKKETSSVRSFETAKPLADALNLTINQRFTRDEFQQMVKEIMDNHDYDGHTVLICWEHKVIPRMAGAFGVEDAPTKWPDQEFDRTWVITFKEGEKPRFKNLPQKLMYGDADK